GTGTCTGCCTCCGGGGCAGGGACAGGCGTTCAAGGCAGCGATGGGGCGACTTGTTGGCCTGCTCAAGCAGAGGCTGACCCTGGCCTTTGAGAATGACCCGTACATTCGGCAGAGAGACGCGATCAGTGGCTCGTTCGAGCAGCAGCGAGCCGCCGTGTTCGCAAAGGCGGCCGAGGTAGCGCAGGCAAGGGGGTTTGTGCTGCAGTCTACGGGCGGCGGAATGAGGCTGGTCCCGCTGACCGACGGCCGGGTGATGACCGAGGAGGAGTTCAACGCGCTGCCGGAAGACCGGCGCAGGTCAATCATCGGGTCGCGAGGCACGACAGAGGCCGAGGTTGGCGCGATCCTGAGGAATGTGCATCTGGCCGAGACGCAGATGCGAGAGCAACGCGTTGCACTCGACAAAGAAACCTCACTGGCCGCTGTCCAACCGCCTGTAGGTGAACTGCGGCAGCAGTTCCGGCTCATCAAGGGCTTGGGCGCTTACCTCGATGAGGTTCAGGAAGAGGTCCTGCACAACGTCGCACTATTCCGGCCTCCGCAGGAGGACGAAAAACCTGGCGAGGTAGCCGCTCAAAGGGAAGCTGGACCAGACCCCGTGGCCGCGTTCTGGCGTCAGTTCGAGGTGAACCTTCTCGTTGACAACAGCAGCCAGACGAGCGCTCCAGTGATTCGGGAGTTCAACTTGAGTTACGGGTATCTGTTCGGCCGAATCGAGCGCGACGCCGAGTTCGGCGCACTGGTGACCGACTTTACGATGCTTCGTCCCGGTGTCGTGCACAGGGCCAATGGTGGGTATCTGGTCATGGCCATCGAGCGGTTGCTGGCCAACCCAGCCTCGTGGGACGCACTGAGGCGGACCCTGAGAAGCGGGCAGATCACCATCGAGGACACGATCGAACGCAGTGGCGGTGTGCCGGTAAGGAGCGTGCGTCCCCAGGCGATCCCGGCTCGATTGAAAGTGGTTCTGGTGGGGACCCCTGACGTGTATGCCTTCTTGAGCCGCGTCGATCCCGACTTTGGCGAGCTGTTCAAGATCAAGGCCGAGTTCGACATCGAAATGGAGCGCACTGAGACCAACATTCAGGCCTATGCCGGTTTTGCCAGCGCGCTGGTTCGCCGGGAGAGCATGCGCCATCTCAACAGCGCGGCGGTGGCACGACTGGTTGAACATGGTTCGGTACTGGCCGGAGACCAGGAGAGGTTATCGACGCACTTTGCCAGTCTGGCCGACCTGATTCGGGAAGCCAACGAATACGCGGACCAGGCCGGTTCGGACGTCGTGACGGTGGAGGCGATGGACCGGGCGATCCGGGAGCGCGTCGGACGTTCTGACCTCACGCAGCAGCACTTGAGCGAGGCGATTTTGCGGGGCTCGCTGCTCATCGACACTGCCGGCGAGGCAGTGGGACAAGTCAATGGATTGAGTGTGGTCAGCACCGGCGATTACTCGTTTGGCTTTCCCAGCCGCATCACCGCCGCTGTTGGCCAGGGGCGGGATGGAGTGCTGGCCGTTGACCGTGAAGCCGACCTAGATGGACCGATTCACACCAAGGGCGTGCTGATCCTGAGCGGGTATCTGACTCAGAAGTATGCCCACGACAAACTACTGAACCTCTCGGCCAACCTCTCGTTTGAACAGTCGTACACAGAGGTGGATGGCGATAGCGCGTCGTCGGCAGAACTGTATGCTCTTCTGTCTGCCCTGGCCGAGGTGCCGGTGAAGCAGAGCCTGGCCGTGACCGGTTCCGTCAATCAGTGGGGGCAGGTGCAAGCCGTTGGAGGGGTGAATCTCAAGATCGAAGGGTTCTTTGACCTGTGCCGGGCGCGCGGACTCGACGGCACGCAGGGCGTGATTATCCCGGCGGCCAACGTGCCCAATCTGATGCTGAAGGAAGAAGTGCTGCAGGCGGTTCGAGACGGGCGATTCCATGTCTATGCTGTAGGCAACGTCGATCAGGGGATCCGAGTGCTCACTGGTGTCGAAGCCGGCGAGCTGCGGGATGGCCAGTACGCTGACGGTTCGATCCACTTCAGGGTAGATGGCAGGTTGCGTCAATTCAGCCGGGAGTCGCCCTCCGTGCCACCTAAACCTCGCAGGGACGACCGCAGGCGTCGAGCGAGAGAGAGCTAGGGCCGCGTTGCGTCGGGTCCAGTACCAGGCCAGATTGCTCTTACAGGCGCGCCGCAGCTCGCCTCGGTGAGACGTCCGGCGCGGTTTGACAACCAGGACAAGACTGCTATAATTGCCGGCAATAAAGCCGCGCCTGAGGGGCGCGCCTTTTTGTTATGGTGACGGGGCGAACAACCCCTGGCAAGAGAAGTACGGCCGGTCCTGGCTGGGGCTTGGTCGTGAGTACGAGGAGGACTGAGGCTTCCATGACAGAGACGACATATCTAACGGCAGAAGGGCGGCGCAAGCTGCAGGAAGAACTCGACCATCTGCGCACCGTACGCCGACCGGCTGTGGCCAGGCAAATCCATGAGGCCAAGGAAGGCGGCGACATCATGGAGAATGCTGGCTACGACGAGGCCAAGAACGAGCAGGCGTTCGTTGAGGGGCGCATTATGACTCTGGAGGCGCTGCTCAACCAGGTGCAGATCATCAGCGAGGGTAGCCAGGGCGAGGTCGTCTCGCTGGGCAGCAAGGTGACCGTGGCCGAAGAGCGCGGCGATGCCGAGGTGTTTAACATCGTCGGCAAAGCCGAGGCGGATCCGGGGAAGGGCCGCATTTCCAACGAGTCTCCGCTAGGTCGGGCACTAATGGGTCGTCGCAAGGGTGAGAAGGTGACCGTGCAGGCGCCCGACGGGCCCGTGGTTTTTCGTATCCTCAAGGTCGGATAGACGAGGTGAACTGACGTGTCAGAAGCTACAGACGGAGCTGCGGGGCGTCCCGGAAGCGATGAGCGAGAACGAAGGATAGAAAAGCTCGCGCTACTGCGCCAGGCGGGGATCGATCCCTATCCGGCCCGGTCTGACGTTACTCACAGTGCTCTGCAGGTGGTAGAGGCATTCGCTGCAGCAGAAGCTGGTGCAGGCACGGGAGAACACCCCGCGAGCGAGGTGGCTGTGCGCACAGCCGGAAGGCTGACCTCGATTCGCGTGATGGGCAAGGCCAGTTTTGCTCACCTCGTGGATGGAACCGGCAAGGTACAGATCTATATCCGTCAGGATGAGGTAGGCGAGGAAAGCTACGACCGATTCATCAAGCTGGTTGATCTTGGTGACATAATCGGCGTGGCCGGCGCCGTGTTCCGCACGAGGACCGGCGAGATCACTGTCCGCGTTGGCCAGTGGTCCCTGCTGGCCAAGACCTTGCGCCCGCTGCCCGAGAAGTGGCACGGCCTGACCGATGTCGAGGTGCGTTACCGGCAGCGGTACCTGGACCTGTTGACCAACGAACGGGCCCGCAAGACGTTCATTGTGCGTACCCGCCTTGTCTCGGCCATTCGGCGCTATCTCGACGAGCGGGGCTTTCTGGAAGTGGAGACCCCGGTGCTGCAGCCCATCTACGGTGGCGCTGCGGCTCGCCCCTTCGTGACCTTTCACAACGAGCTCGGAGCCAATCTGTTCCTGAGGATTTCCGACGAGTTGTACCTCAAGAGACTCATCATTGGCGGCCTGGACCGGGTGTATGAAATCGGCCACGACTTTCGCAATGAGGGTGTGTCCACCCGGCACCACCCCGAGTTTACCATGCTCGAAGTGTACCAGGCTTATGCAGACTATAACGACATGATGCGCCTGACCGAAGAGCTCTATTTCGCTGTGGCGCAAGAGGTGCTGGGCACCGGCAAAATCACGTTCGGCGGGAATGAGATTGACCTCACGCCGCCGTGGCGCCGGGTATCGATGCGCGACGCAATTCTTGAAAAGACCGGGATCGACATCCAGCAGGCGAACACCCTGCCTGCGCTGCGCCAGGAAATTGCATCTCACGGGTTGACGGTTGAGCCCAAGCACAACTGGGGCAAGCAGGTGGAGGAGCTCTTTGATGCCACTGTGGAACCCGGGCTGATTCAGCCGACCTTTGTGCTCGATCATCCCGTTGAGATCTCGCCGCTGGCCAAACGTCGCGCCGACACGCCTGAGCTGGTCGAGCGCTTTGAGTTCTGGATCGCGGGGCAAGAATCAGGCAATGCCTTCAGTGAGCTGAATGACCCCATCGATCAGCGTTCTCGCTTTGAGAACCAGGGTCAGCAGCAAAAGGCCGGAGACGAAGAGGCCCATCCGATGGACGAGGACTGGATCCGCGCTCTTGAACACGGCATGCCGCCAACCGGCGGGCTGGGCATTGGCATCGACCGTATGACGATGCTCTTTACCGACAACACGTCTATCCGCGAGGTGATACTCTTCCCGGCTCTCAGGAGCAAAGCGGGCGAGTAGATGCCAGGGACAGGTTCTGAGGGCGGTCGCACGCACTTGGCGTCACGCTCGCGATTGATTGCTCTCGCTCTCTCTGTTGCGGCATTGATGGTCGGCTGCAGCCTGGTCGATTCATGGCTGCCGGGCGTGTTGGTCAGGCCCACGCCCACGGCCACTTCCACTGCCACGCCGACACACACCAGCACTTGCACGCCCACCCTCACTCCGACGGCCACGGTGCTCCCCACACCGGAACCACTGCACCTGTTCGTGCAGTTCGACCCCTCGCCAGCCCGTCAGGGCGACACTGTGCTCATCAACCTCTCTGCCAATCGCCGCTTCAGAGTTGCTGGAAGCCTGGGGGGCAGGCCGCTTCACTTCGTCTTGCGCGGCGAAGGTGAGGTGTCGGAAGCGGCGTGGGCGGTGGTGGGCATCGCGGTCACCGAGCTGCCGGGTGATTTGCCTCTGCAACTCCAGGTAGTGGATGACCTGGGCAGGGAGTCTGCCGTCTCGGTCAACCTGACCGTGGAGGCGGCTGACCTGGGTGCGGAGGTCATCAACGTTCCCCCGGACAAGCAGGAGCTGCTGGAATCACCAGCATCAGCCGAGGAAGCCAGGCTGCTCCGCGATCTCTACCAGGGTTGGACGCCTGAGCGATACTGGGAAGGCCGCTTTGTCTGGCCGCATCTTGGCGCGGTCACCTCTGGATTTGGGATGGCCCGCGTCTACAACGACGGGCGCCGCAGTAGCTACCATGGAGGAGTCGACATCTCCGGCGACGTTGGCATGCCCGTGTCGGCGTCGGCAGCGGGGCGGGTGGTGCTGGCCAGGGAGCTTCAGGTGCACGGCGGAGCGATTGTCATCGACCACGGCCTGGGCGTGTATTCGGCGTATTACCATCTGTCGGCCATCGCCGTCGCTGTGGGCCAGGCGGTCAATCAAGGGGATGCCATCGGTCGGGTGGGGAACACCGGCCTGTCAACCGGCGCGCATCTGCACTGGGAGATGTCGGTGGGCGGCGTTCTAGTCGACCCCCGCGAATGGGCCGCCCGCGACATTCCGAGCAAAGGTATGCGCCAGTAGCGGTTCTGGAGGCACAGCGTGGAGACCAAGTCATTCCCCTACAAGACGAGCCCTCTGAACCTGGGGCACCGGGGTGCGCAGAAGGTGGCCCCCGAGAATACACTGGCTGCGTTCGAGCGTGCGCGCGTTATGGGTGCGGACGGTGTGGAGTTGGACGTGCAGCTCTCTGCGGACGGCGCGCTGATCGTCATGCACGACTTTAGGGTCGAGCGCACGACCAACGGGCAGGGGGCAGTGAAGGAGCTCAAGCTCGACTACCTGCGCGGTCTGGATGCAGGTGGATGGTTTTCGCCCGAGTTCCGCGGCGAGCGTGTGCCGACGCTCGACGAGGTGCTGGACTGGGCCGGTGACGCCATGCTCTTGAACATCGAACTCAAGTCCTTCAGCCTGAGAGGTGATGGGCTTGAGCAGAAGGTGATCGAGGCGGTACGCCGGGAGCAGCTACAGGGCAGGGTGATCCTGTCGTCCTTCAATCCCTTGAGTCTAATACGTGCCAAACGCATTGCCCCGGAGATCAGCATCGGCTTGCTCTATGCCAGTGACCTGCCACTGCCCTTGAGAAGGGCCTGGCTGAGGCCGGTGGTTCGCCCCAATGCTCTACACCCGCAGTGGAGGATGGTCAGCGATCCCTATATGACCTGGGCACGCCGAGCTGGCTATCGCGTCAACGTCTGGACAGCGGACGAGTTCCGCGATCAGCAGCGGCTGACCGAACTTGGCGTAGACGCGATCATCACCAACCGGCCAGATACGCTGGCGGCACTGCTGAAACGGCCCTAGATACGGCGTTTGTTCAGCGCCCCGGACCTCATCGGGGCGGTGGTTCCAGAATCACCACCGGCACGTGGCACTTTTTCTGAAAGGCCTCGGCGTCGGCCCTGGCGCCAATGATATCCCCCCAGTGCATCGGAACGGCCACCTGCGGTTTGATTCTGTTGGCCGCGTCAGCGGCTTCGGCCGCGTTCATGGTGTACTTGCCACCCACCGGCAGGAGAGCTACGTCCACCTGCAGTCCGGCCATCTCGGGGATGACATCAGTATCTCCAGCGTGGTAGATGCGCCTGTCGCCGATGGTTAGTACAAAGCCGACGTGGCCAGCAGATTGGGGATGGAACTGCTTGGCCGGATTGTACGCAGGAACAGCGGCCACGGTGATCCCCATGACCTGCATCTGATCTCCGGGCTTGACCACGCGCACGTCGCCCTTTAGCTGGGCTGCTACCTGCTGGATGGTGACGATGACCGTGCCTGGCTTGCGCAGCTTTTCCACATCTTCTGGAGAAAAGTGGTCACGGTGTTCGTGCGTAATCAGGATCAGGTCCGCTTTTTCCGCCTGGTTCAGTTTCCACGGGTCGATGTATACCACCGCGTGCGGTGCAGTGATCCGAAAGCTATCGTGACCCAACCAGGTGATGCCTTTCAGTAGGTCCGCCATGACACACCTCCCTCCCAGTTGCTGCTTCATTATACCCGAGCGCGGTGCGGCCTGGCAACACCCTGGCGCTGAGGTGCGTTTGCCCGAAGGATTGGCTGTGGTATAATTGGTCGCCAATCGCCCATATCATCCCTGGCCAGTGGCCGGACTCGCAAGGAGGAAGCATGGACCTGGCTCTGAATGAAGAGCACCAGATGGTGCGCAAGATGGTGCGCGAGTTTGCCGAGAAAGAGATCGCACCGCGGATCAAGGAGCTGGACCGCCAGCAGGAATACGACCGCGGCATATTGACCAAGCTGGGGCAGCAGGGCATCCTGGGTATCTGCATCCCGGTTCGCTACGGCGGTGCCGGCATGGACTATATCTCGCTGGCCATCGCCTGCGAAGAGCTCGAGCGGATCGACACGTCGGCCAGAGTGGCCATGTCGGTCCACGTCGGGCTGAACAGCCTTACTCTTCTCCAGTGGGCCACCGAGGAGCAGAAGCAAAAGTACCTCGTGCCTCAGGCCATGGGGCAGAAGATCGCTACCTATGCGCTCACCGAACCAAACGCCGGTTCCGATGCCGTGGGCATTCAGACTACCGCGAAGAAAGAAGGGGATCACTGGGTCCTCAACGGCGAAAAGATGTGGATCTCGCTGGCCGACGTGGCTGACAACTTTGTCATCATCGCCTGGTCGGATGCCGAAAAGAAGCGCCAGCGCGACCACAGCGGCATGACGGCCTTTATCGTTGAGCGCAGCTTTCCGGGCGTCACCACGGGCAGTATCCACGGCAAGCTGGGGGTGCGGGCGGGGAACACCGGCAGCATTACCCTTACCGAATGCATCGTGCCCGCGGCCAATGTGCTGGGTTTGGAAGGCGAGGGGTTCAAAATCGCCATGGCCGCCCTCGATGGCGGGCGCTACACGGTGGCGGCCGGTGCGGTGGGATTGATTCAGGCCTCGCTTGATGCCTCGGTTCGCTACGCCAACGAGCGACAGGCCTTCGGGGTGCCCATTGGCAGGCATCAGCTCGTGCAGCAGATGATCGCCAGGATGGTGGCGCGACTGGACACCGGGCGGCTGCTGGTCTACCAGGCCGGCTGGCTGAAGAACGAAGGCAAGCGCAACACTCGCGAGACTTCGCTGGCGAAATGGGTCAACTGCGACGGCGCATTTGAGTCAGCGAACGACGCGGTAGAAATCCACGGCGCCTACGGCTACTCTGATGAGTACGATGTCGAGCGCTACCTGCGCAACTCGCGCGGCGCCGTAATCTATGAGGGCAGCAGGGAGATCCATCAGCTCGTTCAGGCGTCCTATGCGCTGGGTTATCGTGAAGACAAACCCTTACGCTGTGAGCTGCCGAAGTACGACGCGGCGGAGTGGCAGAGGGAACACTAGCAGCGGCAAGAAGCCGGCGGAAGCCGGTTGATGCGAGACTTCAACCTTGGGACAAGGAGGTCTATTCGTTGAACATCATTGTCTGCATCAAACAGGTGCCGGATACTACCGAGGTCAAGATCAATCCCGAGACTGGCACCCTCATTCGCGAGGGAGTACCCTCTATCGTCAACCCCTTTGACATGTACGCCATAGAGGAGGGGCTCCGCCTCAAGGAGAAGCACGGCGGCAAGGTGACCGTGATCTCGATGGGCCCTCCGCAAGCCAAAGAAGCGCTCAAGGAGGCGGTGGCCATGGGCGCCGACGAGGCGATCCTGCTCTCGGACCGCTCCTTCGCCGGCTCGGATACCTGGGCCACCGCTTACACCCTCGCTCAGGCCATCAGGAAGCTCGGCCAGGTTGACGTAATCCTGTGTGGAAAGCAAGCCATCGACGGCGACACCGGTCAGGTTGGGCCGGGCATCGCGCGGCAGTTGGGAATCAACCAACTGACCTATGTCTTCAAGATCCTCAAGCTGGATCCGGAAACGCGTGCCCTGGCAGTGGAGCGGCTGCTGGAAGAAGGACGCGAGGTGGTGGAAACGCAATTGCCTGCTCTGCTGACCGTGGTCAAAGATATCAACCAGCCGCGCTACCCAACTTTTCTAGGCATCAGGCGCGCCACCAAGCTGGAGATCCCGGTCTGGGGGGCCGCCGATTTGCCTGCTACCGATGCGACCAAGCTTGGGCTGAAAGGCAGCCCGACTCAGGTGGTCAAGGTCTTTAGTCCTCCCAAGCGTGAAGGCAAGGTCGAGATGATCACGGGCGACACAGTGGACGAAGCCGCGGCGGCGCTGGTAGACAAGCTGCTGGCCGAGAAGGTCATCTAGGGAGGACACCATGGCACTCTTGGAGATCAATCGCGAGGAATGCATTGGCTGCGGCGCCTGTGTCGATGCCTGTCCGTTCGGCGCTCTCAGGCTGGTCGACAACATCGCCGAGGTTGATGACAAATGCACCGCCTGTGGCGCTTGCCTTGAAGTGTGCCCGGTGAGCGCACTGTCGTTGCCGGAACGTCCTCAGGCCAAGGAGGAAGGCCTGGCCGGCTACCAGGGTGTGTGGACCTGGGTGGAGCAGTTTCAGGGTCAGGCGTGCAGCATCTCCTGGGAGATGCTGGGCCAGGGCAGAAAGCTGGCCGATCAGCGCAAGACCAGCCTGACCGCCTGCGTACTGGGGCACAACGTGGAGCATATCGGCCGTGAGGCCATCGCCTACGGCGCAGACCGGGTGTTTCTCATTGACGATGCAACGCTGGGGGTGTACCGGACTTTGCCCTATGCGGACGCTCTGGTCAAGCTTGTGCGCCAGTTCAAGCCAGAGATCTTTTTGCTGGGCGCGAGCTCGCGCGGTCGGGACCTGGCGGGATCGGTAGCCACGGAGCTGTACACAGGGCTGACGGCTGACTGTACTGGTTTGGATATCGATGAGCAGACGAACCTGCTGCGGCAGACGCGACCCGCCTTTGGCGGGAACATTATGGCCACGATCATCTGCCCCAACTACCGGCCGCAGATGTCGACGGTGAGGCACCGCGTCTTTGAGATGCCTGTTGCCGATGCTGCCCGGCAGGGACAGATCGTGTCTGTTGCGGCGGGTATGGACGAGGGGCAGATCGCCAGCAAGGTAGTAGAGTTCATCACCGAGCAGGGCGAGGTCAATCTGGCTGATGCCAAGATCATTGTGTCGGGCGGGCGTGGTGTCGGTGGACCAGATGGATTCGGACCCATTCGCGAGCTGGCTGAGGTGCTTGGCGGGGCGGTGGGCTCTTCACGTGCGGCGGTCGATGCTGGCTGGATCCCCTACGCCCACCAGGTAGGCCAAACGGGGCGCACCGTGCGGCCTG
This genomic window from Chloroflexi bacterium ADurb.Bin180 contains:
- the lon_1 gene encoding Lon protease translates to MSDAPATPAGTERRETELRVDQLRRVCDPTQLGFDTTESVEPLTRIVGQDRALRALSLGLSMTRDGFNVYASGWPGTGRTSAVTAYLRELAKSKPAPSDWCYVNNFRDPYNPRALCLPPGQGQAFKAAMGRLVGLLKQRLTLAFENDPYIRQRDAISGSFEQQRAAVFAKAAEVAQARGFVLQSTGGGMRLVPLTDGRVMTEEEFNALPEDRRRSIIGSRGTTEAEVGAILRNVHLAETQMREQRVALDKETSLAAVQPPVGELRQQFRLIKGLGAYLDEVQEEVLHNVALFRPPQEDEKPGEVAAQREAGPDPVAAFWRQFEVNLLVDNSSQTSAPVIREFNLSYGYLFGRIERDAEFGALVTDFTMLRPGVVHRANGGYLVMAIERLLANPASWDALRRTLRSGQITIEDTIERSGGVPVRSVRPQAIPARLKVVLVGTPDVYAFLSRVDPDFGELFKIKAEFDIEMERTETNIQAYAGFASALVRRESMRHLNSAAVARLVEHGSVLAGDQERLSTHFASLADLIREANEYADQAGSDVVTVEAMDRAIRERVGRSDLTQQHLSEAILRGSLLIDTAGEAVGQVNGLSVVSTGDYSFGFPSRITAAVGQGRDGVLAVDREADLDGPIHTKGVLILSGYLTQKYAHDKLLNLSANLSFEQSYTEVDGDSASSAELYALLSALAEVPVKQSLAVTGSVNQWGQVQAVGGVNLKIEGFFDLCRARGLDGTQGVIIPAANVPNLMLKEEVLQAVRDGRFHVYAVGNVDQGIRVLTGVEAGELRDGQYADGSIHFRVDGRLRQFSRESPSVPPKPRRDDRRRRARES
- the greA gene encoding Transcription elongation factor GreA; protein product: MTETTYLTAEGRRKLQEELDHLRTVRRPAVARQIHEAKEGGDIMENAGYDEAKNEQAFVEGRIMTLEALLNQVQIISEGSQGEVVSLGSKVTVAEERGDAEVFNIVGKAEADPGKGRISNESPLGRALMGRRKGEKVTVQAPDGPVVFRILKVG
- the lysS gene encoding Lysine--tRNA ligase, with amino-acid sequence MSEATDGAAGRPGSDERERRIEKLALLRQAGIDPYPARSDVTHSALQVVEAFAAAEAGAGTGEHPASEVAVRTAGRLTSIRVMGKASFAHLVDGTGKVQIYIRQDEVGEESYDRFIKLVDLGDIIGVAGAVFRTRTGEITVRVGQWSLLAKTLRPLPEKWHGLTDVEVRYRQRYLDLLTNERARKTFIVRTRLVSAIRRYLDERGFLEVETPVLQPIYGGAAARPFVTFHNELGANLFLRISDELYLKRLIIGGLDRVYEIGHDFRNEGVSTRHHPEFTMLEVYQAYADYNDMMRLTEELYFAVAQEVLGTGKITFGGNEIDLTPPWRRVSMRDAILEKTGIDIQQANTLPALRQEIASHGLTVEPKHNWGKQVEELFDATVEPGLIQPTFVLDHPVEISPLAKRRADTPELVERFEFWIAGQESGNAFSELNDPIDQRSRFENQGQQQKAGDEEAHPMDEDWIRALEHGMPPTGGLGIGIDRMTMLFTDNTSIREVILFPALRSKAGE
- the mepM_2 gene encoding Murein DD-endopeptidase MepM, producing MVGCSLVDSWLPGVLVRPTPTATSTATPTHTSTCTPTLTPTATVLPTPEPLHLFVQFDPSPARQGDTVLINLSANRRFRVAGSLGGRPLHFVLRGEGEVSEAAWAVVGIAVTELPGDLPLQLQVVDDLGRESAVSVNLTVEAADLGAEVINVPPDKQELLESPASAEEARLLRDLYQGWTPERYWEGRFVWPHLGAVTSGFGMARVYNDGRRSSYHGGVDISGDVGMPVSASAAGRVVLARELQVHGGAIVIDHGLGVYSAYYHLSAIAVAVGQAVNQGDAIGRVGNTGLSTGAHLHWEMSVGGVLVDPREWAARDIPSKGMRQ
- the ugpQ_1 gene encoding Glycerophosphoryl diester phosphodiesterase, producing the protein METKSFPYKTSPLNLGHRGAQKVAPENTLAAFERARVMGADGVELDVQLSADGALIVMHDFRVERTTNGQGAVKELKLDYLRGLDAGGWFSPEFRGERVPTLDEVLDWAGDAMLLNIELKSFSLRGDGLEQKVIEAVRREQLQGRVILSSFNPLSLIRAKRIAPEISIGLLYASDLPLPLRRAWLRPVVRPNALHPQWRMVSDPYMTWARRAGYRVNVWTADEFRDQQRLTELGVDAIITNRPDTLAALLKRP
- a CDS encoding metal-dependent hydrolase codes for the protein MADLLKGITWLGHDSFRITAPHAVVYIDPWKLNQAEKADLILITHEHRDHFSPEDVEKLRKPGTVIVTIQQVAAQLKGDVRVVKPGDQMQVMGITVAAVPAYNPAKQFHPQSAGHVGFVLTIGDRRIYHAGDTDVIPEMAGLQVDVALLPVGGKYTMNAAEAADAANRIKPQVAVPMHWGDIIGARADAEAFQKKCHVPVVILEPPPR
- the acdA_1 gene encoding Acyl-CoA dehydrogenase; this translates as MDLALNEEHQMVRKMVREFAEKEIAPRIKELDRQQEYDRGILTKLGQQGILGICIPVRYGGAGMDYISLAIACEELERIDTSARVAMSVHVGLNSLTLLQWATEEQKQKYLVPQAMGQKIATYALTEPNAGSDAVGIQTTAKKEGDHWVLNGEKMWISLADVADNFVIIAWSDAEKKRQRDHSGMTAFIVERSFPGVTTGSIHGKLGVRAGNTGSITLTECIVPAANVLGLEGEGFKIAMAALDGGRYTVAAGAVGLIQASLDASVRYANERQAFGVPIGRHQLVQQMIARMVARLDTGRLLVYQAGWLKNEGKRNTRETSLAKWVNCDGAFESANDAVEIHGAYGYSDEYDVERYLRNSRGAVIYEGSREIHQLVQASYALGYREDKPLRCELPKYDAAEWQREH
- the acrB_1 gene encoding Acryloyl-CoA reductase electron transfer subunit gamma, with product MNIIVCIKQVPDTTEVKINPETGTLIREGVPSIVNPFDMYAIEEGLRLKEKHGGKVTVISMGPPQAKEALKEAVAMGADEAILLSDRSFAGSDTWATAYTLAQAIRKLGQVDVILCGKQAIDGDTGQVGPGIARQLGINQLTYVFKILKLDPETRALAVERLLEEGREVVETQLPALLTVVKDINQPRYPTFLGIRRATKLEIPVWGAADLPATDATKLGLKGSPTQVVKVFSPPKREGKVEMITGDTVDEAAAALVDKLLAEKVI
- the acrA_1 gene encoding Acryloyl-CoA reductase electron transfer subunit beta is translated as MALLEINREECIGCGACVDACPFGALRLVDNIAEVDDKCTACGACLEVCPVSALSLPERPQAKEEGLAGYQGVWTWVEQFQGQACSISWEMLGQGRKLADQRKTSLTACVLGHNVEHIGREAIAYGADRVFLIDDATLGVYRTLPYADALVKLVRQFKPEIFLLGASSRGRDLAGSVATELYTGLTADCTGLDIDEQTNLLRQTRPAFGGNIMATIICPNYRPQMSTVRHRVFEMPVADAARQGQIVSVAAGMDEGQIASKVVEFITEQGEVNLADAKIIVSGGRGVGGPDGFGPIRELAEVLGGAVGSSRAAVDAGWIPYAHQVGQTGRTVRPDLYIACGISGAVQHLAGMGTAKVIVAINKDPEAPIFSMANYGIVGDLFQLVPALTAQFRKKLHQ